One stretch of Chitinivorax tropicus DNA includes these proteins:
- the nudB gene encoding dihydroneopterin triphosphate diphosphatase: protein MPYKQPVSTLVVIHTADAQVLLIERADYAGAWQSVTGSREGEELLIDTARREVAEETGFDASRFELTDWHCQHQYEIYERWRHRYPPGTTHNTEHVFGLLLPSMLTPRLAPREHVGFVWLPWGQAADKVFSWSNAAAIRQLPERLGLTV from the coding sequence ATGCCTTATAAACAACCAGTTTCCACATTGGTCGTGATTCACACGGCAGATGCGCAGGTGTTGCTGATCGAACGGGCCGACTATGCTGGTGCATGGCAGTCCGTGACTGGCAGCCGGGAGGGGGAAGAGCTGTTGATCGATACCGCCCGCCGTGAGGTGGCCGAGGAAACAGGGTTTGATGCCAGCCGGTTTGAATTGACTGATTGGCATTGTCAACATCAATACGAGATCTATGAGCGTTGGCGGCATCGTTATCCTCCGGGCACTACGCACAATACCGAGCATGTGTTCGGGCTGTTGTTGCCGTCGATGCTGACGCCGCGTCTGGCGCCTCGTGAGCATGTCGGTTTTGTCTGGTTGCCATGGGGGCAAGCTGCAGACAAGGTGTTTTCATGGAGCAATGCCGCGGCCATCCGCCAGCTTCCCGAGCGGCTTGGTTTGACGGTGTGA
- a CDS encoding endonuclease/exonuclease/phosphatase family protein, translating to MAVLRIATYNIHKGMSQFNRRLTVHDLSQHLKQLHSDIIFLQEVQGAHDQQARRFVAWPRSPQHEFLADSLSHRVAYGRNAIYDDGHHGNAILSRFPIISTENQDVSVNPFEKRGLLHCEIEVPCWPQSVHAICVHLNLLGHDRKKQIRALRERIATLVPSHAPLIIAGDFNDWRQQATELLTNELHLREAFETLHGTPARSFPSRLPVLTLDRIYYRGFTIEHAQVHSGRPWSRISDHAPLSATMRRV from the coding sequence GTGGCCGTATTACGGATCGCCACCTACAACATCCACAAAGGCATGTCGCAGTTCAACCGCCGGCTGACCGTGCATGATCTGTCACAGCATTTGAAACAGCTGCACTCTGACATCATCTTTCTGCAGGAAGTACAGGGGGCGCACGATCAGCAGGCCCGGCGTTTCGTTGCGTGGCCCCGCTCGCCACAGCACGAGTTTCTGGCCGATTCGCTCTCGCACCGGGTGGCCTATGGCCGCAATGCCATCTATGACGATGGCCATCATGGCAATGCCATTCTCAGCCGGTTTCCCATCATCAGCACCGAAAATCAGGACGTGTCGGTCAACCCGTTTGAGAAACGCGGGTTGCTGCATTGCGAAATCGAGGTGCCTTGCTGGCCGCAATCGGTGCATGCCATCTGTGTGCATCTGAATCTGCTGGGGCATGATCGCAAGAAGCAGATCCGAGCGCTGCGTGAGCGCATCGCCACTTTGGTGCCCTCTCATGCACCGCTGATCATCGCTGGGGATTTCAATGACTGGCGGCAGCAAGCCACCGAATTGCTGACCAACGAGTTGCACCTGCGCGAGGCGTTCGAGACTTTGCACGGAACGCCCGCCCGTAGCTTCCCCAGCCGACTGCCGGTGCTGACATTGGATCGGATCTATTACCGTGGCTTTACCATAGAGCATGCACAGGTGCATTCGGGGCGGCCATGGTCGCGCATTTCCGACCATGCCCCGTTGTCGGCCACCATGCGCCGCGTATAG
- a CDS encoding chromate transporter — translation MLQLIMTFAMLSLLAVGGANSTMLEIHRQSVVVHQWLTDAEFTTLFALTQAAPGPNVLIVSLIGWKVAGLTGGVVTTLAMCGPSSVLAFAVARLSDRFRDSPWRRWIQRGLAPVAVGMVLGSAGLLVQMTGVNSMCWLVAGVSTAIFLCTRLHPLWVLACAGALNLWLGA, via the coding sequence ATGCTGCAACTGATCATGACATTTGCGATGTTGTCACTGTTGGCGGTGGGTGGGGCGAATTCGACCATGCTCGAAATCCATCGCCAGAGCGTCGTTGTGCATCAATGGCTGACGGACGCTGAATTCACCACGCTGTTTGCGCTGACCCAGGCAGCGCCTGGCCCCAATGTGCTGATCGTCAGCTTGATCGGCTGGAAAGTGGCGGGTTTGACAGGGGGTGTGGTAACCACCCTGGCCATGTGTGGGCCGTCATCTGTTCTGGCGTTCGCCGTGGCACGTCTTTCCGACCGTTTTCGCGATTCGCCCTGGCGGCGTTGGATTCAGCGGGGCTTGGCACCCGTGGCGGTTGGCATGGTGCTGGGCAGCGCCGGATTATTGGTGCAGATGACCGGTGTCAACTCAATGTGCTGGCTGGTGGCTGGGGTGTCCACCGCCATTTTCCTGTGTACGCGGCTGCACCCGTTATGGGTGCTGGCTTGTGCCGGGGCGCTGAATCTGTGGCTGGGGGCATGA
- a CDS encoding chromate transporter, protein MSFSSQIYISRWALFKAFFKMGVSGFGGVLPWARLVLVDEKRWLTDREFAERLGLSQVLPGPNIINLAVGFGAQHHGAVGALLAAGGLLSAPLVIVLSLATAYQHLGHHVLVGRALDGVAAAAAGMMLAAGIKLLLALPRQGWRWGVCGVALLGLVAWHWPLWALVLCLGPVGIWLDRRTDLTTRN, encoded by the coding sequence ATGTCCTTTTCTTCACAGATCTATATCTCTCGGTGGGCGCTGTTCAAGGCATTTTTCAAAATGGGGGTATCTGGCTTTGGCGGGGTGCTGCCGTGGGCCAGATTGGTGTTGGTAGATGAAAAGCGCTGGCTGACGGATCGGGAGTTCGCGGAGCGGCTGGGGCTGAGCCAGGTGTTGCCAGGCCCCAATATCATCAATCTGGCGGTGGGGTTCGGTGCGCAGCATCATGGCGCGGTGGGGGCCCTGCTGGCGGCGGGTGGCTTGTTGTCGGCACCCTTGGTGATTGTATTGTCGTTGGCGACGGCATATCAACACCTTGGCCACCATGTGCTTGTCGGTCGTGCGCTGGATGGAGTGGCTGCTGCCGCAGCGGGCATGATGCTGGCTGCGGGTATCAAACTGTTGCTGGCGCTGCCGAGGCAGGGCTGGCGGTGGGGTGTATGTGGTGTGGCGTTATTGGGGCTGGTGGCGTGGCATTGGCCGCTGTGGGCGCTGGTGCTGTGCCTAGGGCCAGTCGGCATCTGGCTGGATCGTCGCACCGATCTGACAACCCGGAATTGA